A stretch of the bacterium genome encodes the following:
- the aroC gene encoding chorismate synthase has translation MLGNTFGRIFRVTTCGESYGKGKGSGLATIVDGVPPGLKITKEVIQKELDKRKPGHGKLNSPRKETDKCEIFAGIGQDGVTTGVPLGIMVYNVDTQKVHIEQYRAYKDIFRPAHATYSFFLKYGEAQDWCGAGRASGRETVGRVAGGAVAKFILEREKIEILGYTKECMGIKAKNMSWEEIKKNYRKNEINCPDLKTAEMMEKKVLEIKDEGDTAGGIIELIAHNVPAGLGEPVFDKLNATIAQALCSIGAVKGIEFGAGFKVGNMKGSENNDQPYMSKDGKVRFKTNNAGGFLGGISTGEDIVVRIAVKPTPTISKEQTSINMSRMKEETLSPITRRDPTLVARIYVVAEAMMSMAILDSLYLARAYDSLAKLDKKWIKLKG, from the coding sequence ATGCTTGGAAACACTTTTGGAAGGATATTTCGTGTAACAACCTGTGGAGAATCTTACGGTAAAGGTAAGGGGTCAGGGCTTGCTACTATTGTTGATGGTGTACCGCCTGGATTAAAAATAACCAAAGAAGTTATACAGAAAGAACTTGATAAAAGAAAACCCGGACACGGAAAACTTAACAGCCCACGAAAAGAGACAGATAAATGCGAAATCTTTGCAGGTATAGGACAAGACGGAGTAACAACTGGGGTTCCGTTGGGAATAATGGTTTATAATGTTGATACCCAAAAAGTTCATATTGAACAGTATAGGGCTTATAAAGATATATTTAGACCTGCACATGCTACATACTCTTTCTTTTTGAAATATGGTGAAGCACAAGATTGGTGTGGGGCTGGTAGGGCTTCTGGTAGAGAAACGGTTGGTAGGGTTGCTGGTGGAGCTGTAGCAAAATTTATTCTTGAGAGAGAAAAGATAGAAATTTTAGGATACACTAAAGAATGTATGGGTATAAAAGCAAAAAATATGTCGTGGGAAGAGATAAAAAAGAATTATAGAAAAAACGAAATAAATTGCCCTGACTTGAAGACAGCAGAAATGATGGAAAAAAAGGTGCTTGAAATTAAAGATGAAGGTGATACCGCTGGAGGTATTATCGAGTTGATTGCTCATAATGTCCCTGCTGGGCTTGGGGAGCCTGTCTTTGATAAATTAAACGCTACTATTGCTCAAGCTTTGTGTAGTATTGGGGCAGTGAAGGGGATAGAGTTTGGTGCTGGGTTTAAGGTTGGGAATATGAAGGGGTCCGAAAATAATGACCAACCGTATATGTCTAAAGACGGGAAGGTAAGATTTAAAACTAATAACGCTGGCGGGTTTCTTGGAGGTATTTCTACTGGTGAAGATATTGTTGTTAGGATAGCGGTTAAACCAACACCAACAATTTCTAAAGAGCAGACCTCTATCAATATGAGTAGAATGAAAGAAGAGACGTTAAGTCCTATAACAAGAAGGGACCCTACTCTGGTTGCAAGGATATATGTTGTTGCAGAAGCGATGATGTCTATGGCTATTTTAGATTCTTTGTATCTTGCAAGAGCTTATGATTCTTTGGCAAAACTTGATAAAAAATGGATAAAACTTAAAGGTTGA
- the gcvT gene encoding glycine cleavage system aminomethyltransferase GcvT has product MDKLKKTIFHSRHIELKAKMVDFGGWSMPIQYSTGIIKEHLLTRSKAGLFDVSHMGRFLFKGKDAIPFLRYVLTNDVSALTPGLSQYTIISNENGVAIDDAYIYRLFEDEYMLVVNAGNKQKDWDYLRNMAVRFKNLEIIDKSEELSMISIQGPNSENILKKVISSGELPEKKNYISISKIGGTEILVSKTGYTGEPIGFELILETVQAIKVWDLLIGKEAYPVGLGARDTLRLEANLPLYGHELGTTPEGQEMPIFSFPLSRFGVSFKDTERDFIGKPSLLKQYNALQQFKIKDYTLIDDLPQTIKPITLTGKGIGRAGYKVFSQEKPVGYITSGTSVPYYTFDEEQIAETKSVRSICLALLSSDIQVNDSVNVEIRGEKVGAVVVKAHLRTKSYPYAKPILGKKQ; this is encoded by the coding sequence ATGGACAAACTAAAAAAGACGATTTTTCATAGTAGGCATATTGAATTGAAAGCTAAAATGGTAGATTTTGGCGGTTGGAGTATGCCTATTCAGTATTCTACTGGTATTATTAAGGAACATCTGTTGACAAGAAGTAAAGCAGGATTATTTGATGTTTCTCATATGGGGAGGTTTCTTTTTAAGGGCAAAGACGCTATTCCTTTTTTAAGATATGTTTTAACCAACGATGTTTCAGCCCTTACTCCTGGACTCTCTCAATACACTATAATCTCTAATGAAAACGGCGTTGCCATTGATGATGCGTATATATACCGATTGTTTGAGGACGAATATATGCTTGTTGTTAACGCTGGTAACAAACAAAAAGATTGGGATTATTTACGAAATATGGCAGTCAGATTTAAAAACTTAGAAATTATTGACAAATCAGAAGAGTTATCAATGATTTCTATACAAGGTCCCAACTCTGAAAACATTCTTAAAAAGGTTATCTCTTCTGGGGAGTTACCTGAGAAAAAAAATTACATTAGTATATCAAAAATCGGTGGAACAGAGATTTTAGTTAGTAAAACTGGTTATACAGGCGAACCAATAGGTTTTGAACTTATTTTAGAAACAGTTCAAGCTATAAAAGTATGGGATTTACTTATAGGCAAAGAAGCCTACCCTGTTGGATTAGGCGCAAGAGATACCCTGCGGTTAGAAGCCAACCTACCTTTATATGGGCACGAACTTGGCACAACTCCAGAGGGACAAGAGATGCCAATATTTAGTTTTCCTTTATCCAGATTTGGAGTTAGTTTTAAAGATACAGAAAGAGATTTTATTGGTAAACCTTCTCTTTTAAAACAGTACAACGCTTTACAACAATTTAAAATAAAAGATTACACGTTAATTGATGATTTGCCACAAACTATAAAACCTATAACCCTTACAGGGAAAGGTATTGGTAGAGCAGGATATAAGGTCTTCTCACAAGAAAAACCTGTAGGATATATAACAAGTGGAACCTCAGTGCCTTACTATACATTTGATGAAGAACAAATTGCAGAAACTAAAAGCGTAAGGTCTATATGCCTTGCTCTTTTAAGTAGTGATATTCAGGTAAATGATAGTGTAAATGTCGAGATTAGAGGAGAAAAAGTTGGTGCTGTTGTAGTTAAAGCGCACTTGAGGACTAAATCTTATCCTTACGCTAAACCTATTTTAGGGAAGAAACAATAA
- a CDS encoding DUF2339 domain-containing protein: protein MFLIFLIFAVIILHRISELDKRLKILEKKMGGISKEEERPPQPATSIDKLLDNKDLTLIDYTKKSVEYDESKSVVSEKSRKEWLRLEKIIGERWLVWVGVLLLSAGFAGFLKYAFEQGWIGEALRCFLGFLLGFIFIGISHHLRKKKFLTLAQGIFGLSLIIFYITIFTAYHFYKLFNIQLSFILFFLVTLGGMFVSVTSNSLATSLLSTIGAFLTPLLLVNPGTEIYYEPKLFIYLLILNLGVLFAVSFRKWRALPFLSFLFTLYYFIDWYLVKQDLRMISVFAGIYFLTFAITSLIYSIIKKEKSNWEDLLLVVANPLVFFLVFRDMFSMPALQNIKYILPYIPVFMAATYFILAYLIRKTNNKDKLLYFGFIGTSIGLLTLPVPMMVKNLWITFVWGVEAIILMMIGSKIDRKPLRVGGLIIFILVTARLFFIDTFFLYSQGKTGLLFLNTSFLTILLSSLTFLFSAVLLERGKNFSYEEKNYTKHLWSLFILGLFWISNIEIFSYFSGATGMLDGTEWLVSTIFWAIFALFLIFAEVKKETSLFRSAGLALLTLTFIKTIVDTLVISPNFYSPQFLFNFQFLSVGTVLVAMFLGAKQFGRKDISTLSYEKNSDIYLWTLFILLLFVEMNIQVYSSCNIVWNLGEDKLVAAISLLWILYGFGLLVVGLVKKILSLRISALSLFGLTLLKIISVDIKYIGSFAKMLVLIGAGIVLITGAYFYRRFRQKG, encoded by the coding sequence TTGTTTCTAATCTTCTTGATTTTTGCCGTTATTATTCTGCACAGAATCTCAGAACTTGATAAAAGGCTTAAAATTCTTGAAAAGAAGATGGGGGGTATCTCAAAAGAAGAAGAAAGACCTCCTCAACCTGCTACATCTATAGATAAGTTACTTGACAATAAAGATTTAACTCTTATCGATTACACTAAAAAATCTGTAGAGTATGATGAATCAAAATCTGTTGTATCAGAAAAAAGTAGAAAAGAGTGGCTAAGGTTAGAAAAAATTATTGGGGAGAGATGGCTTGTTTGGGTTGGTGTCTTACTTCTTTCTGCTGGGTTCGCTGGTTTCCTTAAATATGCCTTTGAACAAGGTTGGATAGGAGAGGCCTTACGTTGTTTTCTTGGTTTTTTGTTGGGCTTCATTTTTATTGGGATAAGCCATCATCTTCGTAAAAAAAAATTTCTTACTCTTGCTCAAGGGATTTTTGGGCTTTCTCTTATAATATTCTACATAACAATCTTTACTGCTTACCATTTTTATAAACTATTCAACATCCAACTCTCTTTTATCTTATTTTTTCTTGTCACACTTGGTGGTATGTTTGTTTCGGTTACAAGCAATTCTTTGGCTACATCTTTACTTAGTACTATTGGAGCTTTTCTTACACCACTTTTACTTGTTAACCCTGGAACAGAAATATATTATGAACCAAAATTGTTTATCTACCTTTTAATTCTTAATCTTGGGGTTCTTTTTGCTGTCTCCTTTAGAAAATGGCGTGCTCTTCCGTTTCTCTCCTTTCTTTTTACTTTATACTATTTCATCGATTGGTATCTTGTCAAACAAGACCTTCGTATGATTTCAGTTTTTGCAGGTATCTATTTTTTAACTTTTGCTATAACCTCTCTTATATATAGCATAATTAAAAAGGAGAAATCTAATTGGGAAGATCTACTTCTGGTAGTAGCGAACCCATTAGTTTTTTTCTTGGTTTTTAGAGATATGTTTAGTATGCCTGCCTTGCAAAATATAAAATATATTTTACCCTATATTCCAGTTTTTATGGCTGCCACTTATTTCATTCTTGCATACCTGATAAGGAAAACTAACAATAAAGACAAACTGCTCTATTTTGGGTTTATAGGTACTTCTATTGGGCTTTTAACTCTCCCTGTTCCTATGATGGTAAAAAATCTTTGGATTACTTTTGTTTGGGGCGTGGAGGCTATTATCCTTATGATGATTGGCTCAAAAATAGATAGGAAACCTTTGAGGGTAGGTGGGTTAATCATTTTTATTCTTGTTACAGCACGTTTATTTTTTATTGACACGTTTTTCTTATATTCACAGGGCAAAACTGGACTACTTTTTTTAAATACAAGTTTTTTGACTATACTCTTGTCATCTTTAACTTTTCTTTTCTCTGCAGTGTTATTAGAACGAGGTAAAAACTTCTCTTATGAAGAAAAGAATTATACTAAACATTTATGGTCACTTTTTATTTTAGGGCTTTTTTGGATATCTAATATAGAGATATTTTCGTATTTTTCTGGAGCAACAGGAATGTTGGATGGGACTGAGTGGCTTGTCTCAACGATTTTTTGGGCTATATTTGCTTTATTCCTTATATTTGCTGAAGTTAAAAAAGAAACATCTTTGTTTCGTTCCGCTGGGTTGGCCCTGCTTACACTAACATTTATAAAAACTATTGTAGATACTCTGGTTATTTCACCAAATTTTTACTCTCCACAATTTCTATTTAACTTCCAATTTCTTTCGGTAGGAACGGTTCTTGTTGCTATGTTTTTGGGTGCTAAACAGTTTGGCAGAAAAGATATTTCAACACTTAGTTACGAAAAAAATAGTGATATATATCTGTGGACACTTTTTATTCTACTTCTTTTTGTAGAGATGAATATACAGGTTTACTCATCTTGCAATATAGTATGGAATTTAGGAGAAGATAAACTGGTTGCTGCTATTTCACTATTATGGATTCTTTATGGTTTTGGGCTTTTGGTGGTTGGATTGGTTAAGAAAATTTTGTCTTTAAGAATTTCTGCCTTATCACTTTTTGGCCTTACTCTTTTAAAAATTATCTCAGTAGATATAAAGTATATTGGAAGTTTTGCAAAAATGTTGGTGCTTATAGGTGCGGGGATAGTTCTTATTACAGGTGCTTATTTTTATCGTAGGTTTAGGCAAAAGGGCTAA
- a CDS encoding glycine zipper domain-containing protein, with translation MKIKVVAGITLVAILLSGCAGIDEVLTPKTKTGAGVGAVAGGILGALVDSNRPWRGAIIGAAAGAAAGGWIGHTVDSKATSQAEVSADKDVVEQAVKEAVKNNATVKYSRTTEQGINEDIIAIPGTKTGNKQKVTVEYYKNGKLVSSEIREVTLI, from the coding sequence ATGAAGATAAAGGTTGTTGCTGGTATAACACTTGTTGCAATATTGTTAAGTGGTTGTGCAGGTATAGATGAAGTCTTAACACCTAAAACTAAAACAGGTGCAGGTGTAGGTGCTGTTGCTGGTGGTATACTCGGGGCTCTTGTTGATTCCAACAGACCTTGGAGAGGTGCTATTATTGGTGCGGCTGCAGGAGCTGCCGCGGGTGGATGGATAGGTCATACCGTTGATTCTAAAGCAACAAGCCAAGCAGAGGTTTCTGCTGATAAAGACGTTGTAGAACAAGCAGTTAAAGAAGCAGTTAAAAACAACGCTACAGTCAAATATTCTCGTACTACAGAACAAGGAATTAATGAGGATATTATCGCTATACCCGGAACAAAAACAGGGAATAAACAGAAAGTAACCGTAGAATATTATAAGAACGGTAAACTGGTTTCTAGCGAAATAAGGGAAGTTACTCTAATATAA
- a CDS encoding OmpA family protein, producing MKKIGGVAGFFVVLGILFSVYAVAQADGNQGYLIGGPKEVEATKATGQQMPAAIFFDSEKCEKEVPVREPRVTKKAVEKTEVQAVEPGEGNKGYLVGEPKEIEGTPKVKRAARPASIFTCPCSKAKRVVPVVEGPKPIVREVERVVEKPVEKIVYRDRVVEKVVEKPVEKIVYRDRVVEKPVEKIVYRDREVEKAVEKTVYVDKVTKESLNLKDVYFNWDSSAFTSVALRTLKSNIEILKANPEVKVNLVGSASPEGKTGYNQRLSERRVNAVKNYLTSNGKIASNRIITEAVGAMQVPTQDEWPFARKVGFFVAQ from the coding sequence GTGAAAAAAATAGGTGGAGTAGCAGGATTTTTTGTAGTACTTGGTATATTGTTTTCTGTTTACGCTGTTGCTCAAGCAGACGGTAATCAAGGGTATTTAATAGGTGGACCCAAAGAAGTTGAAGCGACAAAAGCAACAGGGCAACAAATGCCAGCAGCAATCTTTTTTGACTCTGAGAAATGCGAAAAAGAAGTTCCAGTAAGAGAACCAAGAGTAACAAAAAAAGCAGTAGAAAAAACAGAAGTGCAGGCAGTAGAACCCGGAGAAGGTAATAAAGGTTATTTAGTTGGTGAACCTAAAGAAATTGAAGGAACTCCTAAAGTAAAGAGAGCTGCAAGACCAGCATCTATTTTTACTTGTCCTTGCTCAAAAGCTAAAAGAGTTGTTCCTGTTGTTGAAGGACCAAAACCTATAGTAAGAGAAGTAGAACGAGTGGTAGAAAAACCTGTAGAGAAGATTGTTTACAGAGATAGAGTAGTAGAAAAAGTGGTAGAAAAACCTGTAGAGAAGATTGTTTACAGAGATAGAGTAGTGGAAAAACCTGTAGAAAAGATTGTTTACAGAGATAGAGAAGTAGAAAAAGCAGTCGAAAAGACCGTATATGTTGATAAAGTTACAAAAGAATCGCTTAACTTAAAAGACGTTTATTTTAACTGGGATAGTTCTGCTTTTACATCTGTTGCCCTTAGAACTTTAAAGAGCAATATAGAAATTTTGAAAGCTAACCCTGAAGTAAAGGTTAACCTTGTTGGTTCTGCTTCACCTGAAGGAAAAACTGGTTATAACCAAAGGCTTTCTGAACGCAGAGTTAATGCTGTTAAGAACTATCTAACATCAAATGGAAAAATTGCTTCCAACAGAATAATTACAGAAGCTGTTGGTGCTATGCAAGTGCCTACACAAGACGAATGGCCATTTGCTCGTAAGGTCGGTTTTTTTGTTGCACAATAA
- a CDS encoding dihydropteroate synthase yields the protein MILIGELINGTRKSISKALQEKNVDYIKKLVSLQVENGADYIDINAGTGKGPQQEKEDLEWLVDITNEFVGTGVCIDSSDTEVIRYCLPLVKNNAVMLNSLSGETEKVAQIIPLLQEYPNSKVICLTMDDSGIPSNIDKKIEITQKLLGLLEKIGIKQENVFIDALVQPISTDWKNGILFLDSLKAIKERFPSVMTTCGLSNISFGLPSRTLVNKYFLAVGTVFGLDSVIADPCDAGIKEAICLGNVLSGKDEFCMNFIRMIREKNS from the coding sequence GTGATTTTAATTGGTGAACTTATAAACGGTACCAGAAAATCTATATCTAAGGCATTACAAGAGAAAAATGTTGATTATATAAAAAAACTTGTTAGTTTGCAGGTTGAAAATGGTGCTGATTATATAGATATTAACGCAGGTACAGGAAAAGGTCCTCAGCAAGAAAAAGAAGATTTAGAGTGGTTGGTAGACATCACCAATGAGTTTGTGGGGACAGGGGTCTGTATTGATAGTTCTGATACAGAAGTTATACGTTATTGTTTACCTTTGGTGAAAAACAATGCGGTAATGCTCAACTCTCTTAGCGGTGAGACTGAAAAGGTTGCTCAAATTATTCCATTGTTACAAGAATATCCCAATTCTAAGGTGATATGTCTTACTATGGATGACTCTGGTATTCCTTCAAATATAGACAAAAAAATAGAGATAACCCAAAAACTTTTAGGGTTACTCGAAAAAATAGGGATAAAACAAGAAAACGTTTTTATTGATGCGCTTGTTCAACCTATAAGCACCGATTGGAAAAATGGAATTCTTTTTTTAGATAGTCTTAAGGCTATAAAAGAGAGGTTTCCTTCTGTTATGACAACTTGCGGGCTTTCCAATATATCTTTTGGTTTACCCAGTAGAACTTTGGTCAACAAATATTTTCTTGCAGTAGGAACAGTTTTTGGTCTTGATTCAGTTATTGCTGACCCTTGCGATGCAGGTATTAAAGAAGCAATCTGTCTGGGGAATGTTTTATCTGGCAAGGACGAATTTTGTATGAATTTTATAAGAATGATTAGAGAGAAAAATTCATAA
- a CDS encoding anaerobic ribonucleoside-triphosphate reductase, translated as MRKEKLEELLKKEDCNELVFCGKCHDCGSKVEVVAGIDNQGNVFAEGGAVYDVEPPSIREDNIFVKCEECFEKDPALSGYKPCEVYARVVGYLRPLKQWNAGKQAEWKVRKTYSVCQE; from the coding sequence ATGAGAAAAGAAAAACTGGAAGAACTATTAAAAAAAGAAGATTGTAATGAACTTGTGTTTTGCGGAAAGTGTCACGATTGCGGAAGTAAGGTAGAAGTAGTAGCTGGCATAGACAATCAAGGTAATGTTTTTGCAGAAGGGGGAGCTGTTTATGATGTAGAGCCACCTTCTATTAGAGAAGACAATATCTTTGTTAAATGTGAAGAATGTTTTGAAAAGGACCCTGCTTTGAGTGGATATAAACCTTGTGAAGTTTATGCGCGGGTAGTTGGGTATTTAAGACCTTTGAAACAATGGAACGCAGGAAAACAAGCTGAATGGAAGGTTAGAAAAACGTATTCTGTTTGCCAGGAGTAA
- the rpsU gene encoding 30S ribosomal protein S21, with product MRRNHDFERIFRQFKREVEREGIIREVKAKEFYEKPSQIRRRRKMRKERKFVSP from the coding sequence TTGAGAAGAAATCACGATTTTGAAAGGATTTTCCGACAATTTAAAAGAGAAGTTGAAAGAGAAGGTATTATTAGAGAGGTAAAAGCAAAAGAATTTTATGAGAAACCGAGTCAAATAAGAAGACGAAGGAAAATGAGGAAAGAGAGAAAGTTTGTTTCTCCATAA